One Theropithecus gelada isolate Dixy chromosome 20, Tgel_1.0, whole genome shotgun sequence DNA segment encodes these proteins:
- the LOC112614489 gene encoding nucleophosmin-like isoform X2 produces MEDSMDMDMSPLRPQNYLFGCELKADKDDHFKVDNDENEHQLSLRTVSLGAGAKDELHIVEAEAMNYEGSPVKVTLATLKMSVQPTVSLGAFEITPPVVLRLKCGSGPVHISGQHLVAVEEDAESEDEEEEDVKLLSISGKRSAPGGGSKVPQKKVKLAAAADDDFDDEEAEEKAPVKKGQESFKKQEKTPKTPKGPSSVEDIKAKMQASIEKGGSLPKVEAKFINYVKNCFQMTDQEAIQDLWQWRKSV; encoded by the exons ATGGAAGATTCGATGGACATGGACATGAGCCCCCTGAGGCCCCAGAACTATCTTTTCGGTTGTGAACTAAAGGCCGACAAAGATGATCACTTTAAGGTGGATAATGATGAAAATGAGCACCAGTTATCTTTAAGAACGGTCAGTTTAGGGGCTGGTGCAAAGGATGAATTGCACATTGTTGAAGCAGAGGCAATGAATTATGAAGGCAGTCCAGTTAAAGTAACACTGGCAACTTTGAAAATGTCTGTACAGCCAACGGTTTCCCTTGGGGCCTTTGAAATAACACCACCAGTGGTCTTAAGGTTGAAGTGTGGTTCAGGGCCAGTGCATATTAGTGGACAGCATTTAGTAGCTGTGGAGGAAGATGCAGAgtcagaagatgaagaggaggaggatgtgaAACTCTTAAGTATATCTGGAAAGCGGTCTGCCCCTGGAGGTGGTAGCAAGGttccacagaaaaaagtaaaacttgctgctgctgctgatgatgattttgatgatgaggaagctgaagaaaaAGCACCAGTGAA AAAAGGACAAGAATCcttcaaaaaacaggaaaaaactcctaaaacaccaaaaggaccTAGTTCTGTAGAAGAcattaaagcaaaaatgcaaGCAAGTATAGAAAAAGGTGGTTCTCTTCCCAAAGTGGAAGCCAAGTTCatcaattatgtgaagaattgCTTCCAGATGACTGACCAAGAGGCTATTCAAGATCTCTGGCAGTGGAGGAAGTCTgtttaa
- the LOC112614489 gene encoding nucleophosmin-like isoform X3, with amino-acid sequence MEDSMDMDMSPLRPQNYLFAVEEDAESEDEEEEDVKLLSISGKRSAPGGGSKVPQKKVKLAAAADDDFDDEEAEEKAPVKKGQESFKKQEKTPKTPKGPSSVEDIKAKMQASIEKGGSLPKVEAKFINYVKNCFQMTDQEAIQDLWQWRKSV; translated from the exons ATGGAAGATTCGATGGACATGGACATGAGCCCCCTGAGGCCCCAGAACTATCTTTTCG CTGTGGAGGAAGATGCAGAgtcagaagatgaagaggaggaggatgtgaAACTCTTAAGTATATCTGGAAAGCGGTCTGCCCCTGGAGGTGGTAGCAAGGttccacagaaaaaagtaaaacttgctgctgctgctgatgatgattttgatgatgaggaagctgaagaaaaAGCACCAGTGAA AAAAGGACAAGAATCcttcaaaaaacaggaaaaaactcctaaaacaccaaaaggaccTAGTTCTGTAGAAGAcattaaagcaaaaatgcaaGCAAGTATAGAAAAAGGTGGTTCTCTTCCCAAAGTGGAAGCCAAGTTCatcaattatgtgaagaattgCTTCCAGATGACTGACCAAGAGGCTATTCAAGATCTCTGGCAGTGGAGGAAGTCTgtttaa
- the LOC112614489 gene encoding nucleophosmin-like isoform X1, with translation MEDSMDMDMSPLRPQNYLFGCELKADKDDHFKVDNDENEHQLSLRTVSLGAGAKDELHIVEAEAMNYEGSPVKVTLATLKMSVQPTVSLGAFEITPPVVLRLKCGSGPVHISGQHLVAVEEDAESEDEEEEDVKLLSISGKRSAPGGGSKVPQKKVKLAAAADDDFDDEEAEEKAPVKKSIRDTPAKNAQKSNQNGKDSKPSSTPRSKGQESFKKQEKTPKTPKGPSSVEDIKAKMQASIEKGGSLPKVEAKFINYVKNCFQMTDQEAIQDLWQWRKSV, from the coding sequence ATGGAAGATTCGATGGACATGGACATGAGCCCCCTGAGGCCCCAGAACTATCTTTTCGGTTGTGAACTAAAGGCCGACAAAGATGATCACTTTAAGGTGGATAATGATGAAAATGAGCACCAGTTATCTTTAAGAACGGTCAGTTTAGGGGCTGGTGCAAAGGATGAATTGCACATTGTTGAAGCAGAGGCAATGAATTATGAAGGCAGTCCAGTTAAAGTAACACTGGCAACTTTGAAAATGTCTGTACAGCCAACGGTTTCCCTTGGGGCCTTTGAAATAACACCACCAGTGGTCTTAAGGTTGAAGTGTGGTTCAGGGCCAGTGCATATTAGTGGACAGCATTTAGTAGCTGTGGAGGAAGATGCAGAgtcagaagatgaagaggaggaggatgtgaAACTCTTAAGTATATCTGGAAAGCGGTCTGCCCCTGGAGGTGGTAGCAAGGttccacagaaaaaagtaaaacttgctgctgctgctgatgatgattttgatgatgaggaagctgaagaaaaAGCACCAGTGAAGAAATCTATACGAGATACTCCAGCCAAAAATGCACAAAAGTCAAATCAGAATGGAAAAGACTCAAAACCGTCATCAACACCAAGATCAAAAGGACAAGAATCcttcaaaaaacaggaaaaaactcctaaaacaccaaaaggaccTAGTTCTGTAGAAGAcattaaagcaaaaatgcaaGCAAGTATAGAAAAAGGTGGTTCTCTTCCCAAAGTGGAAGCCAAGTTCatcaattatgtgaagaattgCTTCCAGATGACTGACCAAGAGGCTATTCAAGATCTCTGGCAGTGGAGGAAGTCTgtttaa